In Neofelis nebulosa isolate mNeoNeb1 chromosome 10, mNeoNeb1.pri, whole genome shotgun sequence, one DNA window encodes the following:
- the MYRF gene encoding myelin regulatory factor isoform X7, whose amino-acid sequence MEVVDETEALQRFFEGHDINGALEPSNIDTSILEEYISKEDASDLCFPDISAPASAASYPHGQPAIPGSSGGHHLSPSGGGPSPGRHGPLPAPSYSAPLNCNNNNAMGTAPKPFLGGSGPPIKAEPKAPYAPGTLPDSPPDSGSEAYSPQQVNDPHLLRTITPESLCHVGVPSRLEHPPPPPAHLPGPPPPPPPPPHYPVLQRDLYMKAEPPMPPYAAMGQGLVPTDLHHTQQSQMLHQLLNQHGAELPTHPSKKRKHSESPPNTLNAQMLNGMIKQEPGTATTLPPHPARAPSPPWAPQGPLSPGPGSLPLSIARVQTPPWHPPGAPSPGLLQDNDSLSGSYLDPNYQSIKWQPHQQNKWATLYDANYKELPMPTYRVDADKGFNFSVGDDAFVCQKKNHFQVTVYIGMLGEPKYVKTPEGLRPLDCFYLKLHGVKLEALNQSINIEQSQSDRSKRPFNPVTVNLPPEQVTKVTVGRLHFSETTANNMRKKGKPNPDQRYFMLVVALQAHAQNQNYTLAAQISERIIVRASNPGQFESDSDVLWQRAQVPDTVFHHGRVGINTDRPDEALVVHGNVKVMGSLMHPSDLRAKEHVQEVDTTEQLKRISRMRLVHYRYKPEFAATAGIEATAPETGVIAQEVKEILPEAVKDTGDVVFANGKTIENFLVVNKERIFMENVGAVKELCKLTDNLETRIDELERWSHKLAKLRRLDSLKSTGSSGAFSHAGSQFSRAGSVPHKKRPPKVASKSSSVVPDQACISQRFLQGTIIALVVVMAFSVVSMSTLYVLSLRTEEDLVETDGRSSQSFGTTQLRQSPVTTGLPGTRPSLLLVTTGLSSSAPGPVIPTLDLCSSRPCPVICCSSSTPSPTPAPSLGSSFNPGRGLSPSPSPSTNRSGPGQMALLPVTNIRAKSWGLSANGIGHSKHPKSSEPLASPEVPFPGGQGKAKNSPSLGLHGRARRGLPQPGLSPARPTRAQGQPDPVPSLTSIQVLENSMPITSQYCAPEDACRPGNFTYHIPVSSGTPLHLSLTLQMNSSSPVSVVLCSLMSKEQPCEERDFPQSLHTYQDTQGTSHQWPVTILSFREFTYHFRVALLGQANCSVEAPVLPATDYYFHFYRLCD is encoded by the exons CTGCTTCCCTGACATCTCTGCTCCAGCCAGTGCGGCCTCCTACCCCCACGGGCAGCCGGCCATCCCGGGCTCCAGCGGGGGCCACCACCTGAGCCCCTCTGGGGGCGGACCCTCCCCGGGGCGCcacggccccctccccgccccgagCTACAGCGCCCCCCTCAACTGCAACAACAACAATGCCATGGGCACTGCTCCCAAGCCCTTTCTGGGGGGCTCTGGGCCCCCCATCAAGGCAGAGCCCAAGGCTCCCTATGCCCCAGG CACACTGCCGGACTCTCCCCCAGACTCGGGCTCCGAGGCCTACTCCCCCCAGCAGGTGAATG ACCCCCATCTCCTGCGCACCATTACCCCTGAGTCCCTGTGCCACGTGGGAGTGCCCTCCCGCCTGGAGcacccacctccacctccagcccACCTACCAGGCCCTCCgccgcccccgccacccccgcctCACTACCCTGTCCTGCAGCGGGACCTGTACATGAAGGCCGAGCCCCCGATGCCCCCCTACGCTGCCATGGGGCAGGGGCTGGTGCCCACGGATCTCCACCACACACAGCAGTCCCAGATGCTACACCAGCTGTTGAATCAGCACGGAGCTGA gctccccacacaCCCCTCCAAGAAGAGGAAGCACTCCGAATCACCTCCCAACACCCTTAATGCCCAGATGCTGAATGGAATGATCAAACAGGAGCCCGGGACCGCGACGACCCTGCCCCCGCACCCAGCTcgagccccttccccaccctgggctccccAGGGCCCACTCTCCCCCGGCCCCGGCTCCTTGCCCCTCAGCATCGCCCGGGTCCAGACGCCACCTTGGCACCCACCGGGTGCACCCTCACCAG GTCTCCTGCAGGACAATGATAGCCTTAGTGGCTCCTACCTGGATCCCAACTACCAATCCATCAAGTGGCAACCACATCAGCAGAACAAGTGGGCAACGCTGTACGACGCAAACTACAAGGAGCT gcccatgCCCACCTACCGCGTGGACGCTGACAAGGGCTTCAACTTTTCGGTGGGCGATGACGCCTTCGTGTGCCAGAAGAAGAACCACTTTCAGGTGACAGTCTACATCGGCATGCTGGGGGAGCCCAAGTACGTCAAGACGCCCGAAGGCCTCAGGCCCCTTGACTGCTTCTACCTGAAACTGCACGGAGTGAAG CTGGAGGCCCTGAACCAGTCCATCAACATTGAGCAGTCACAGTCCGACCGAAGCAAGCGGCCCTTTAACCCTGTCAC ggTCAATCTGCCTCCTGAGCAGGTCACGAAGGTGACTGTGGGGCGCTTGCACTTCAGCGAGACCACCGCCAACAACATGCGGAAGAAGGGCAAACCTAACCCTGACCAGAG GTACTTCATGCTGGTGGTGGCGCTCCAGGCCCATGCACAGAACCAGAACTACACGCTGGCTGCCCAGATCTCAGAGCGCATCATCGTGAGG GCCTCCAACCCAGGCCAGTTTGAGAGTGACAGCGACGTGCTGTGGCAGCGGGCGCAGGTGCCCGACACTGTCTTCCACCATGGCCGCGTGGGCATCAACACGGACCGACCCGACGAGGCGTTGGTCGTGCACGGCAATGTCAAGGTCATGGGCTCGCTCATGCACCCCTCCGACCTGCGGGCCAAGGAGCACGtgcaggag GTGGACACCACGGAGCAGCTGAAGAGGATCTCGCGCATGCGGCTGGTGCACTACAGATACAAGCCTGAGTTTGCAGCCACCGCAGGCATCGAGGCCACGGCGCCAGAGACGG gTGTCATCGCCCAGGAGGTGAAGGAGATCCTGCCTGAGGCCGTGAAGGACACTGGAGACGTGGTCTTTGCCAATGGGAAAACCATAGAGAACTTCTTGGTGGTGAACAAG GAGCGCATCTTCATGGAGAACGTGGGTGCCGTGAAGGAGCTGTGCAAGCTGACGGACAACCTGGAGACGCGCATTGACGAGCTGGAGCGCTGGAGCCACAAGCTGGCCAAACTGCGGCGGCTGGACAGCCTCAAGTCCACTGGCAGCTCGGGTGCCttcag CCATGCAGGGAGCCAGTTCAGCCGGGCGGGCAGCGTCCCCCACAAGAAGAGGCCCCCCAAGGTGGCCAGCAAG TCGTCATCTGTGGTCCCAGACCAGGCCTGCATCAGCCAGCGCTTCCTGCAGGGAACCATCATTGCCCTGGTGGTGGTCATGGCCTTCAG CGTGGTGTCCATGTCTACACTGTATGTGCTGAGCCTGCGCACCGAGGAGGACCTGGTGGAAACCGATGG cagGTCCAGCCAGAGCTTTGGGACCACTCAGCTCCGACAGTCCCCTGTGACCACCGGGCTGCCAGGCACACGGCCCTCTTTGCTGCTGG TTACCACCGGCCTGAGCAGCTCAGCCCCAGGTCCTGTCATCCCCACTTTGGACCTGTGCTCCAGCCGCCCTTGTCCAGTCATCTGctgttcctcctccacccccagccctacCCCTGCCCCTAGTCTTGGCTCCAGCTTTAACCCTGGCCGTGGCCTCAGCCCCAGTCCCAGCCCCTCCACCAACCGCTCAG GCCCCGGCCAGATGGCCCTCCTACCAGTCACCAACATCAGAGCCAAGTCCTGGGGCCTGTCGGCCAATGGTATTGGCCACTCCAAGCATCCAaagagctcagagcctctggCCAGCCCCGAAGTCCCCTTCCCCGGAGGGCAGGGCAAAGCCAAGAATAGCCCCAGCCTTGGTCTCCACGGCCGGGCCCGCAGAGGGCTTCCCCAGCCCGGCCTGAGCCCTGCTCGGCCCACTCGGGCCCAGGGCCAGCCAG ACCCAGTGCCCTCCCTGACCTCCATCCAGGTGCTGGAGaactcaatgcccatcacttcCCAGTACTGCGCTCCAGAGGATGCCTGCAG GCCTGGAAACTTCACCTACCACATCCCTGTCAGCAGCGGCACCCCGCTGCACCTCAGCCTGACTCTGCAGATGAA CTCTTCGTCTCCCGTGTCTGTGGTGCTGTGCAGCCTGATGTCAAAGGAGCAGCCGTGTGAGGAGAGGGACTTTCCACAGAGCCTGCACACCTACCAGGACACCCAG gGCACGTCCCACCAGTGGCCAGTGACCATCCTGTCTTTCCGAGAATTCACCTACCACTTCCGGGTGGCACTGCTG ggtCAGGCCAACTGCAGCGTGGAGGCCCCGGTCCTGCCGGCCACAGACTACTATTTCCACTTCTACCGCCTGTGTGACTGA
- the MYRF gene encoding myelin regulatory factor isoform X11 — MEVVDETEALQRFFEGHDINGALEPSNIDTSILEEYISKEDASDLCFPDISAPASAASYPHGQPAIPGSSGGHHLSPSGGGPSPGRHGPLPAPSYSAPLNCNNNNAMGTAPKPFLGGSGPPIKAEPKAPYAPGTLPDSPPDSGSEAYSPQQVNDPHLLRTITPESLCHVGVPSRLEHPPPPPAHLPGPPPPPPPPPHYPVLQRDLYMKAEPPMPPYAAMGQGLVPTDLHHTQQSQMLHQLLNQHGAELPTHPSKKRKHSESPPNTLNAQMLNGMIKQEPGTATTLPPHPARAPSPPWAPQGPLSPGPGSLPLSIARVQTPPWHPPGAPSPGLLQDNDSLSGSYLDPNYQSIKWQPHQQNKWATLYDANYKELPMPTYRVDADKGFNFSVGDDAFVCQKKNHFQVTVYIGMLGEPKYVKTPEGLRPLDCFYLKLHGVKLEALNQSINIEQSQSDRSKRPFNPVTVNLPPEQVTKVTVGRLHFSETTANNMRKKGKPNPDQRYFMLVVALQAHAQNQNYTLAAQISERIIVRASNPGQFESDSDVLWQRAQVPDTVFHHGRVGINTDRPDEALVVHGNVKVMGSLMHPSDLRAKEHVQEVDTTEQLKRISRMRLVHYRYKPEFAATAGIEATAPETGVIAQEVKEILPEAVKDTGDVVFANGKTIENFLVVNKERIFMENVGAVKELCKLTDNLETRIDELERWSHKLAKLRRLDSLKSTGSSGAFSHAGSQFSRAGSVPHKKRPPKVASKSSSVVPDQACISQRFLQGTIIALVVVMAFSVVSMSTLYVLSLRTEEDLVETDGSFAVSTSCLLALLRPQHPGGSEARCPWSSQSFGTTQLRQSPVTTGLPGTRPSLLLVTTGLSSSAPGPVIPTLDLCSSRPCPVICCSSSTPSPTPAPSLGSSFNPGRGLSPSPSPSTNRSGPGQMALLPVTNIRAKSWGLSANGIGHSKHPKSSEPLASPEVPFPGGQGKAKNSPSLGLHGRARRGLPQPGLSPARPTRAQGQPDPVPSLTSIQVLENSMPITSQYCAPEDACRPGNFTYHIPVSSGTPLHLSLTLQMNSSSPVSVVLCSLMSKEQPCEERDFPQSLHTYQDTQGTSHQWPVTILSFREFTYHFRVALLGQANCSVEAPVLPATDYYFHFYRLCD, encoded by the exons CTGCTTCCCTGACATCTCTGCTCCAGCCAGTGCGGCCTCCTACCCCCACGGGCAGCCGGCCATCCCGGGCTCCAGCGGGGGCCACCACCTGAGCCCCTCTGGGGGCGGACCCTCCCCGGGGCGCcacggccccctccccgccccgagCTACAGCGCCCCCCTCAACTGCAACAACAACAATGCCATGGGCACTGCTCCCAAGCCCTTTCTGGGGGGCTCTGGGCCCCCCATCAAGGCAGAGCCCAAGGCTCCCTATGCCCCAGG CACACTGCCGGACTCTCCCCCAGACTCGGGCTCCGAGGCCTACTCCCCCCAGCAGGTGAATG ACCCCCATCTCCTGCGCACCATTACCCCTGAGTCCCTGTGCCACGTGGGAGTGCCCTCCCGCCTGGAGcacccacctccacctccagcccACCTACCAGGCCCTCCgccgcccccgccacccccgcctCACTACCCTGTCCTGCAGCGGGACCTGTACATGAAGGCCGAGCCCCCGATGCCCCCCTACGCTGCCATGGGGCAGGGGCTGGTGCCCACGGATCTCCACCACACACAGCAGTCCCAGATGCTACACCAGCTGTTGAATCAGCACGGAGCTGA gctccccacacaCCCCTCCAAGAAGAGGAAGCACTCCGAATCACCTCCCAACACCCTTAATGCCCAGATGCTGAATGGAATGATCAAACAGGAGCCCGGGACCGCGACGACCCTGCCCCCGCACCCAGCTcgagccccttccccaccctgggctccccAGGGCCCACTCTCCCCCGGCCCCGGCTCCTTGCCCCTCAGCATCGCCCGGGTCCAGACGCCACCTTGGCACCCACCGGGTGCACCCTCACCAG GTCTCCTGCAGGACAATGATAGCCTTAGTGGCTCCTACCTGGATCCCAACTACCAATCCATCAAGTGGCAACCACATCAGCAGAACAAGTGGGCAACGCTGTACGACGCAAACTACAAGGAGCT gcccatgCCCACCTACCGCGTGGACGCTGACAAGGGCTTCAACTTTTCGGTGGGCGATGACGCCTTCGTGTGCCAGAAGAAGAACCACTTTCAGGTGACAGTCTACATCGGCATGCTGGGGGAGCCCAAGTACGTCAAGACGCCCGAAGGCCTCAGGCCCCTTGACTGCTTCTACCTGAAACTGCACGGAGTGAAG CTGGAGGCCCTGAACCAGTCCATCAACATTGAGCAGTCACAGTCCGACCGAAGCAAGCGGCCCTTTAACCCTGTCAC ggTCAATCTGCCTCCTGAGCAGGTCACGAAGGTGACTGTGGGGCGCTTGCACTTCAGCGAGACCACCGCCAACAACATGCGGAAGAAGGGCAAACCTAACCCTGACCAGAG GTACTTCATGCTGGTGGTGGCGCTCCAGGCCCATGCACAGAACCAGAACTACACGCTGGCTGCCCAGATCTCAGAGCGCATCATCGTGAGG GCCTCCAACCCAGGCCAGTTTGAGAGTGACAGCGACGTGCTGTGGCAGCGGGCGCAGGTGCCCGACACTGTCTTCCACCATGGCCGCGTGGGCATCAACACGGACCGACCCGACGAGGCGTTGGTCGTGCACGGCAATGTCAAGGTCATGGGCTCGCTCATGCACCCCTCCGACCTGCGGGCCAAGGAGCACGtgcaggag GTGGACACCACGGAGCAGCTGAAGAGGATCTCGCGCATGCGGCTGGTGCACTACAGATACAAGCCTGAGTTTGCAGCCACCGCAGGCATCGAGGCCACGGCGCCAGAGACGG gTGTCATCGCCCAGGAGGTGAAGGAGATCCTGCCTGAGGCCGTGAAGGACACTGGAGACGTGGTCTTTGCCAATGGGAAAACCATAGAGAACTTCTTGGTGGTGAACAAG GAGCGCATCTTCATGGAGAACGTGGGTGCCGTGAAGGAGCTGTGCAAGCTGACGGACAACCTGGAGACGCGCATTGACGAGCTGGAGCGCTGGAGCCACAAGCTGGCCAAACTGCGGCGGCTGGACAGCCTCAAGTCCACTGGCAGCTCGGGTGCCttcag CCATGCAGGGAGCCAGTTCAGCCGGGCGGGCAGCGTCCCCCACAAGAAGAGGCCCCCCAAGGTGGCCAGCAAG TCGTCATCTGTGGTCCCAGACCAGGCCTGCATCAGCCAGCGCTTCCTGCAGGGAACCATCATTGCCCTGGTGGTGGTCATGGCCTTCAG CGTGGTGTCCATGTCTACACTGTATGTGCTGAGCCTGCGCACCGAGGAGGACCTGGTGGAAACCGATGG CTCTTTTGCTGTGTCCACTTCCTGTCTTCTGGCCCTGCTCCGGCCCCAGCACCCTGGGGGGAGTGAGGCCAGGTGCCCATG GTCCAGCCAGAGCTTTGGGACCACTCAGCTCCGACAGTCCCCTGTGACCACCGGGCTGCCAGGCACACGGCCCTCTTTGCTGCTGG TTACCACCGGCCTGAGCAGCTCAGCCCCAGGTCCTGTCATCCCCACTTTGGACCTGTGCTCCAGCCGCCCTTGTCCAGTCATCTGctgttcctcctccacccccagccctacCCCTGCCCCTAGTCTTGGCTCCAGCTTTAACCCTGGCCGTGGCCTCAGCCCCAGTCCCAGCCCCTCCACCAACCGCTCAG GCCCCGGCCAGATGGCCCTCCTACCAGTCACCAACATCAGAGCCAAGTCCTGGGGCCTGTCGGCCAATGGTATTGGCCACTCCAAGCATCCAaagagctcagagcctctggCCAGCCCCGAAGTCCCCTTCCCCGGAGGGCAGGGCAAAGCCAAGAATAGCCCCAGCCTTGGTCTCCACGGCCGGGCCCGCAGAGGGCTTCCCCAGCCCGGCCTGAGCCCTGCTCGGCCCACTCGGGCCCAGGGCCAGCCAG ACCCAGTGCCCTCCCTGACCTCCATCCAGGTGCTGGAGaactcaatgcccatcacttcCCAGTACTGCGCTCCAGAGGATGCCTGCAG GCCTGGAAACTTCACCTACCACATCCCTGTCAGCAGCGGCACCCCGCTGCACCTCAGCCTGACTCTGCAGATGAA CTCTTCGTCTCCCGTGTCTGTGGTGCTGTGCAGCCTGATGTCAAAGGAGCAGCCGTGTGAGGAGAGGGACTTTCCACAGAGCCTGCACACCTACCAGGACACCCAG gGCACGTCCCACCAGTGGCCAGTGACCATCCTGTCTTTCCGAGAATTCACCTACCACTTCCGGGTGGCACTGCTG ggtCAGGCCAACTGCAGCGTGGAGGCCCCGGTCCTGCCGGCCACAGACTACTATTTCCACTTCTACCGCCTGTGTGACTGA
- the MYRF gene encoding myelin regulatory factor isoform X3: protein MEVVDETEALQRFFEGHDINGALEPSNIDTSILEEYISKEDASDLCFPDISAPASAASYPHGQPAIPGSSGGHHLSPSGGGPSPGRHGPLPAPSYSAPLNCNNNNAMGTAPKPFLGGSGPPIKAEPKAPYAPGTLPDSPPDSGSEAYSPQQVNDPHLLRTITPESLCHVGVPSRLEHPPPPPAHLPGPPPPPPPPPHYPVLQRDLYMKAEPPMPPYAAMGQGLVPTDLHHTQQSQMLHQLLNQHGAELPTHPSKKRKHSESPPNTLNAQMLNGMIKQEPGTATTLPPHPARAPSPPWAPQGPLSPGPGSLPLSIARVQTPPWHPPGAPSPGLLQDNDSLSGSYLDPNYQSIKWQPHQQNKWATLYDANYKELPMPTYRVDADKGFNFSVGDDAFVCQKKNHFQVTVYIGMLGEPKYVKTPEGLRPLDCFYLKLHGVKLEALNQSINIEQSQSDRSKRPFNPVTVNLPPEQVTKVTVGRLHFSETTANNMRKKGKPNPDQRYFMLVVALQAHAQNQNYTLAAQISERIIVRASNPGQFESDSDVLWQRAQVPDTVFHHGRVGINTDRPDEALVVHGNVKVMGSLMHPSDLRAKEHVQEVDTTEQLKRISRMRLVHYRYKPEFAATAGIEATAPETGVIAQEVKEILPEAVKDTGDVVFANGKTIENFLVVNKERIFMENVGAVKELCKLTDNLETRIDELERWSHKLAKLRRLDSLKSTGSSGAFSHAGSQFSRAGSVPHKKRPPKVASKSSSVVPDQACISQRFLQGTIIALVVVMAFSVVSMSTLYVLSLRTEEDLVETDGSFAVSTSCLLALLRPQHPGGSEARCPCRSSQSFGTTQLRQSPVTTGLPGTRPSLLLVTTGLSSSAPGPVIPTLDLCSSRPCPVICCSSSTPSPTPAPSLGSSFNPGRGLSPSPSPSTNRSGPGQMALLPVTNIRAKSWGLSANGIGHSKHPKSSEPLASPEVPFPGGQGKAKNSPSLGLHGRARRGLPQPGLSPARPTRAQGQPDPVPSLTSIQVLENSMPITSQYCAPEDACRPGNFTYHIPVSSGTPLHLSLTLQMNSSSPVSVVLCSLMSKEQPCEERDFPQSLHTYQDTQGTSHQWPVTILSFREFTYHFRVALLGQANCSVEAPVLPATDYYFHFYRLCD from the exons CTGCTTCCCTGACATCTCTGCTCCAGCCAGTGCGGCCTCCTACCCCCACGGGCAGCCGGCCATCCCGGGCTCCAGCGGGGGCCACCACCTGAGCCCCTCTGGGGGCGGACCCTCCCCGGGGCGCcacggccccctccccgccccgagCTACAGCGCCCCCCTCAACTGCAACAACAACAATGCCATGGGCACTGCTCCCAAGCCCTTTCTGGGGGGCTCTGGGCCCCCCATCAAGGCAGAGCCCAAGGCTCCCTATGCCCCAGG CACACTGCCGGACTCTCCCCCAGACTCGGGCTCCGAGGCCTACTCCCCCCAGCAGGTGAATG ACCCCCATCTCCTGCGCACCATTACCCCTGAGTCCCTGTGCCACGTGGGAGTGCCCTCCCGCCTGGAGcacccacctccacctccagcccACCTACCAGGCCCTCCgccgcccccgccacccccgcctCACTACCCTGTCCTGCAGCGGGACCTGTACATGAAGGCCGAGCCCCCGATGCCCCCCTACGCTGCCATGGGGCAGGGGCTGGTGCCCACGGATCTCCACCACACACAGCAGTCCCAGATGCTACACCAGCTGTTGAATCAGCACGGAGCTGA gctccccacacaCCCCTCCAAGAAGAGGAAGCACTCCGAATCACCTCCCAACACCCTTAATGCCCAGATGCTGAATGGAATGATCAAACAGGAGCCCGGGACCGCGACGACCCTGCCCCCGCACCCAGCTcgagccccttccccaccctgggctccccAGGGCCCACTCTCCCCCGGCCCCGGCTCCTTGCCCCTCAGCATCGCCCGGGTCCAGACGCCACCTTGGCACCCACCGGGTGCACCCTCACCAG GTCTCCTGCAGGACAATGATAGCCTTAGTGGCTCCTACCTGGATCCCAACTACCAATCCATCAAGTGGCAACCACATCAGCAGAACAAGTGGGCAACGCTGTACGACGCAAACTACAAGGAGCT gcccatgCCCACCTACCGCGTGGACGCTGACAAGGGCTTCAACTTTTCGGTGGGCGATGACGCCTTCGTGTGCCAGAAGAAGAACCACTTTCAGGTGACAGTCTACATCGGCATGCTGGGGGAGCCCAAGTACGTCAAGACGCCCGAAGGCCTCAGGCCCCTTGACTGCTTCTACCTGAAACTGCACGGAGTGAAG CTGGAGGCCCTGAACCAGTCCATCAACATTGAGCAGTCACAGTCCGACCGAAGCAAGCGGCCCTTTAACCCTGTCAC ggTCAATCTGCCTCCTGAGCAGGTCACGAAGGTGACTGTGGGGCGCTTGCACTTCAGCGAGACCACCGCCAACAACATGCGGAAGAAGGGCAAACCTAACCCTGACCAGAG GTACTTCATGCTGGTGGTGGCGCTCCAGGCCCATGCACAGAACCAGAACTACACGCTGGCTGCCCAGATCTCAGAGCGCATCATCGTGAGG GCCTCCAACCCAGGCCAGTTTGAGAGTGACAGCGACGTGCTGTGGCAGCGGGCGCAGGTGCCCGACACTGTCTTCCACCATGGCCGCGTGGGCATCAACACGGACCGACCCGACGAGGCGTTGGTCGTGCACGGCAATGTCAAGGTCATGGGCTCGCTCATGCACCCCTCCGACCTGCGGGCCAAGGAGCACGtgcaggag GTGGACACCACGGAGCAGCTGAAGAGGATCTCGCGCATGCGGCTGGTGCACTACAGATACAAGCCTGAGTTTGCAGCCACCGCAGGCATCGAGGCCACGGCGCCAGAGACGG gTGTCATCGCCCAGGAGGTGAAGGAGATCCTGCCTGAGGCCGTGAAGGACACTGGAGACGTGGTCTTTGCCAATGGGAAAACCATAGAGAACTTCTTGGTGGTGAACAAG GAGCGCATCTTCATGGAGAACGTGGGTGCCGTGAAGGAGCTGTGCAAGCTGACGGACAACCTGGAGACGCGCATTGACGAGCTGGAGCGCTGGAGCCACAAGCTGGCCAAACTGCGGCGGCTGGACAGCCTCAAGTCCACTGGCAGCTCGGGTGCCttcag CCATGCAGGGAGCCAGTTCAGCCGGGCGGGCAGCGTCCCCCACAAGAAGAGGCCCCCCAAGGTGGCCAGCAAG TCGTCATCTGTGGTCCCAGACCAGGCCTGCATCAGCCAGCGCTTCCTGCAGGGAACCATCATTGCCCTGGTGGTGGTCATGGCCTTCAG CGTGGTGTCCATGTCTACACTGTATGTGCTGAGCCTGCGCACCGAGGAGGACCTGGTGGAAACCGATGG CTCTTTTGCTGTGTCCACTTCCTGTCTTCTGGCCCTGCTCCGGCCCCAGCACCCTGGGGGGAGTGAGGCCAGGTGCCCATG cagGTCCAGCCAGAGCTTTGGGACCACTCAGCTCCGACAGTCCCCTGTGACCACCGGGCTGCCAGGCACACGGCCCTCTTTGCTGCTGG TTACCACCGGCCTGAGCAGCTCAGCCCCAGGTCCTGTCATCCCCACTTTGGACCTGTGCTCCAGCCGCCCTTGTCCAGTCATCTGctgttcctcctccacccccagccctacCCCTGCCCCTAGTCTTGGCTCCAGCTTTAACCCTGGCCGTGGCCTCAGCCCCAGTCCCAGCCCCTCCACCAACCGCTCAG GCCCCGGCCAGATGGCCCTCCTACCAGTCACCAACATCAGAGCCAAGTCCTGGGGCCTGTCGGCCAATGGTATTGGCCACTCCAAGCATCCAaagagctcagagcctctggCCAGCCCCGAAGTCCCCTTCCCCGGAGGGCAGGGCAAAGCCAAGAATAGCCCCAGCCTTGGTCTCCACGGCCGGGCCCGCAGAGGGCTTCCCCAGCCCGGCCTGAGCCCTGCTCGGCCCACTCGGGCCCAGGGCCAGCCAG ACCCAGTGCCCTCCCTGACCTCCATCCAGGTGCTGGAGaactcaatgcccatcacttcCCAGTACTGCGCTCCAGAGGATGCCTGCAG GCCTGGAAACTTCACCTACCACATCCCTGTCAGCAGCGGCACCCCGCTGCACCTCAGCCTGACTCTGCAGATGAA CTCTTCGTCTCCCGTGTCTGTGGTGCTGTGCAGCCTGATGTCAAAGGAGCAGCCGTGTGAGGAGAGGGACTTTCCACAGAGCCTGCACACCTACCAGGACACCCAG gGCACGTCCCACCAGTGGCCAGTGACCATCCTGTCTTTCCGAGAATTCACCTACCACTTCCGGGTGGCACTGCTG ggtCAGGCCAACTGCAGCGTGGAGGCCCCGGTCCTGCCGGCCACAGACTACTATTTCCACTTCTACCGCCTGTGTGACTGA